From the genome of Nicotiana sylvestris chromosome 2, ASM39365v2, whole genome shotgun sequence, one region includes:
- the LOC138885145 gene encoding uncharacterized protein — protein MAREVEMGTEYQLVVEIARRIEGYRQRGREQMKQDKRARFSGEFRGAPTRGRGQFGRGQPSMPPYSAPPPARGAPARPYFSAIAMLESSYRPPAIQASSSRSTVHQGQPSRQQAAVPWGCFECRDLGHMRRYCPKLWGKAVQQFQQPIILAPTAPPPRGVGQMGRGRPRDAVITCIISVGGRDASVLFYPGSTYSYVSSLFAHLLVISPKPLGIPVHVSTYIGDSVVVDRIYQSYMVTFCGFETSADLLLLDMIESEIILGMDWLSPYHAVLDCHAKTVTFRMPGLPRLEWKGSIVDISSRVISFLKAWQMVEKGCLANLAYVRDTTAESPTIDSVPLVREFVDVFPSNIPRMPLDRDIDFCIDLAPGTQPVSIPPYRMAPKELKEQLEELLWSNDCEASFQKLKTALTTTLVLVLLSGSGMYTEGRVIAYASQQLKVHKKNYPMHDLELAAIVHALKIWRHYLYGVPYEANMIADALSRKAESIGRLAFIPTDERPLALDIQSLANRLVRLDISKPSRVLACVVAQSSLLGQIKAQQFDDPHLAVLRETMLQGGAKEVSMGKDGVLRLQGRLCVPNVDGLRERILEEAHKSWYSIHLGATKMYRDLRQHYWWRRMKKNIVEYVARCLNYQQVKGPQFISHFWREIQGELGTRVELRTAFYPQTDGQLERTIQILEDMLRACVIDFRGQWDQFLPLAEFAYNNSYQSSIEMAQYEASYGRRCRSPIRWLELGEAKLYGIDLVQDALEKVKLIQERLRTAQSRQKSYADYKAREVSFMVGEKILLKVSPIKGVMRFGKKGKMSPRFICPFEVLRRVGEMVRTRMADVLDLGRAAPPIARGQGRGRERAPAHGRGRGRPRVVPVLPPIDPVGDPIIEEQGEVPVAEPTPTDFMTVPRFQEVIGRMLWSMDSMTQAGLFPADPATSQAGGGAQTTTAQAPRFAAAVY, from the exons atggcccgagaggtggagatgggtacagagtatcagctagtggtagagattgctcgcaggattgagggatatcgccagaggggtagagagcaaaTGAAGCAAGATAAGAGGGCTAGATTCtctggagagtttagaggtgccccgactaggggtagaggtcagtttgggaggggtcagcccagtatgcccccatattcagcaccaccgcCTGCTCGGGGTGCTCCAGCGCGTCCTTATTTCAGTGCCAT TGCTATGCTGGAGAGTTCATACCGTCCACCGGCTATTCAGGCTTCTTCCAGTAGGTCTACAGTCCATCAGGGTCAACCATCAAGACAGCAGGCTGCCGTACCATGGGGTTGTTTCGAGTGTAGAGATCTTGGCCATATGAGGAGGTACTGCCCCAAGCtttggggcaaggcagtacaaCAGTTTCAGCAGCCTATAATTTTAGCACCGACTGCCCCGCCACCTAGAGGTGTAGGGCAGATGGgtaggggccgtcctagag atgctgtcatcacatgtattatttctgtcggtggtagagatgcttcagtattattttatccagggtctacttattcatatgtatcatctctgtttgctcatttacTGGTTATTTCTCCTAAGCCTTTGGGCATTCCCGTTCATGTGTCCACATATATaggcgattctgtggttgtggatcggatctaccagTCCTAtatggtcacattctgtggttttgagactagtgcagatctcttgttgcttgatatgatcgaatctgagatcatcctgggcatggattggttatccccatatcacgccgtcctagattgccatgccaagactgttacttttAGAATGCCAGGGTtgccgaggttggagtggaagggttccatagTTGATATATCTAGTCGagttatctctttcctgaaggcttggcaaatggtcgagaaggggtgtttggctaatttggcttatgttcgagacaccaccgcagagtctccgacgattgattcTGTTCCATTAGTTCGAGAGTTTgtcgatgtgtttccttctaatATTCCTAGGATGCCActggatcgtgatattgatttttgcattgatttggctccaggcacccagccTGTATCTATCcccccgtatcgtatggctccgaaggagttgaaagagcagcttgaggagttgtta tggtccaatgattgtgaggcgagctttcagaagcttaagacagccttgactacaaCATTGGTCCTTGTGTTGCTttccggttcagggatgtatacg gaggggcgagttattgcctatgcttcacaaCAACTGAAGGTTCATAAGAAGAATTATCctatgcacgatctagagttggccgcgatcgttcatgctcttaagatatggaggcattatctgtatggggtgccATATGAG GCAAATATGatcgcggatgccttaagcagaaaggcagagagtatAGGTAGATTGGCATTCATTCCAACAGATGAGagaccactagctttggacattcaatccttggctaatagacttgtgaggttggacatttcgaAGCCCAGCCGAGTCCTTGCatgtgttgttgctcagtcttcattattggggcaaaTCAAGGCCCAGCAgtttgatgatccacatttggcggttCTCAGAGAGACGATGCTTCAGGGAGGTGCTAAGGAGGTTTCTATGGGCAAGGATGGTGTTTTACGACTCcagggtcgtctatgtgttcctaatgtggatggtctgagggagaggattctagaagaAGCACACAaatcgtggtattccattcatctgggagctacgaagatgtatcgtgacttgagacaacattattggtggcggaggatgaagaagaacattgtggagtatgtggctaggtgtttgaattacCAACAAGTCAA aggccctcagttcatttcacatttctggagagaaattcagggtgagttggggacccgcgtGGAGCTTAGAACGGCATTTTatccacaaaccgatgggcaGTTGGAGCGGacaattcagattttggaggacatgctcagagcatgtgtcattgactttagagggcagtgggatcagttcttgccgttggcggagtttgcgtacaacaatagctatcagtccagcatagagATGGCTCAATACGAGGCTTCATATGGTCGACGTTGTCGTTCTCCTATCAGGTGGCTTGAGcttggtgaggctaagttatacggtatagatttggtacaagatgccttggagaaggtgaagTTAATTCAAGaaaggcttcgcacagctcagtccagacagaagagctacgcgGATTACAAGGCGCGTGaggtatcattcatggttggcgagaagatcctcttgaaagtctcgccaatcaagggtgttatgagattcgggaagaaaggcaagatgagcccaaggtttatttgcccatttgaggtgttgaggcgagttggggag atggtgaggacacgaatGGCTGATGTTCTAGACCTGGGCAGAGCTGCtccccccattgctagaggccAAGGCAGAGGCCGGGAGAGGGCACCAGCCCAtggtaggggacgagggcgtcCTAGAGTTGTCCCAGTATTACCACCAATAGATCCCGTGGGAGATCCTATCatcgaggagcagggcgaggtacCCGTAGCTGAGCCTACTCCGACGGACTTTATGACAGTACCGAGATTCCAGGAGGTCATAGGCCGTATGCTGTGGTccatggattctatgactcaggctggtttatttccagcagatccagctacatcacaggcaggagggggagcacaaaCCACTACTGCTCAGGCTCCCAGATTTGCAGCTGCAGTGTATTAG